The following is a genomic window from Campylobacter lari subsp. lari.
AGCATGATTTAAAACAAGCTTCTATTACTTATCGTTTGCCTTATGAGTCTTTTTTGGATTTTCCAAACAAATTCGTAGGCCCAAAAAAATGTGGTGAGTGTCACCCTGCTCAATATGCTTCTTGGGAGCGCTCTCGCCATGCAAAAACTGTGCGTTTTCCACATGAAATGGAAGAAGTTGGCGGAGCTGAAGGTTTGAAAAAACCTATGTATAATTCTCAAGCTACTATTTTGCCTGATGGAATTTATCCAAATGATGTTTATGCTCTCATTGGAACACCAAGGACAAAATATGGGTTTATAGATAAATGGCTTGTGCGTGGAACTTACCATGTTGAAGATGGAAATTTGAGTGATTTAAGTGGTAAATTAACCGCTGGAGGTAATCAATTCTCAAGACTTTGGAGTGAGTTTTTAACTCCTGAAATGGCACAAAAGATAGCTGCTTTTGCACCTGGTTTTCCTACTAAAATGGAAGATTTTGGAGGAAATGGTTCTCAAGTGTGGGGAACAAACTCTTATGCTGCAAGCTATAAAGAAAAAGCAGTTTTCCAACCTGCTACTGCATATTGTGAAACCTGTCATACTTTTAAATTTGATTTTAAGAGCAAGGAAGAATTTTACAAAGCACTAGGTAATCCAAAAGAACTTCAAAAACATACCATTTCAAAAGGTATTACTTGCGAAGAATGCCACGGGGCTGGAGCGCATCTTTATGGAGCAAGAGGTGCGGGTATGCCATCAAATTGTGAAAGATGTCATCAAAGATTTTCATATAATGAAACCGATGCTAAAATCAATCCTAGAAAACCTTTCAACGCATATTTTAAATCAAGTTGTCCTGCGTGTGGAACAGAAGGTGCTCAAATGTATTCTTCAGCTCACTATGATAAGGGTATGAGATGTAATACTTGTCATGATCCACATGAAGTAACTTTTAATGATTGGAAAAGTGGTTACACTAAAACAAAACTTAAAAAAACTTGCAAAGATTGTCATGAAACCCAAGCAAGCTTTTTCAAAAAAGGTGGAATTCACGCAAAAGATAACTGCACAGCTTGTCACATGCCAAATATGATGAGTTGTGAAAATTTTGGAGCAGTTCAAAACCCTGATAAAGGTGGATTTGATAATGTTAGAGCCTCTCATATATGGAATATCAAAGTAGACAAAACTGCAAAAACACTTAATCCGCCAGAAGGCAAAGAAAGATCGCCTAAAGTTGGTGGCTGGACTATAGCTAGAGATGATGAAGGTAGATTTTTCCTTGATTTAATGTGGAGTTGTGGTAGAACTAGTTTTAGCGATATTAATTTAATGGGGCCTGGTGCAAGTGGTTGTCATAGTCCTGTGCAATCAACCTTACCTGAAAAACTTCACTTTAGCAATCAAGAAATGATTTATGATAAGGTAATGGAGTGGCAAAACCCTGTTAAAGAAGGCTATGAGAAAATCAGAAAAGGCATAGCAAATATTGATAAAACTTTTGCTGAAAAAACCAAACTTTCAGTAGAGCAAAAATCAAAAGTGTTAAGCCTAACTAATCAAGCTCAAGCCATAGCTGATAGACTAGAAAAAGATGGTTCTTGGGGTGTTCATGGACCTGCTTATTCTAAGAAAATCATAGAAGAAGCTTTAATTTATATCCAAGAAGCACAAAATATCCTAAATGGTAAATAAAAACAAAGGAAGAATGAAAAATTCTTCCTTCAAATAAGGAGCTAGTCTTGAAAAATTTAATCACTCGACTTTTTATCATCCTTTTTACTCTTTTTATGCCATCAGGATTTATTTTTGCTGAGGCTAATGGGGAAATAGGATCAATAGAAGGTGTAAAAAGCATTAGCTTAGCACAAGCTCAAGAAATGCTAGATCAAAATAATACTTATTTTTTTGATGTCAACTCAGAGCAAGATAGACAAGCTAATGGTTATATACCTAATTCCATATCAACCTATGTGGAAAATTGGCAAAATTTATTGCCACAAGATAAAAATGCAAATTTAGTATTTTATGGTTTAAATCGTTTTAGATTTGAAGCTTCTCAAGCTGCTGCAGTTGCTATAGAACTCGGCTATAAGAACTCTGTTGTAATGCTTGATGGTATTGAATCATGGATAACTTCGGGTAGAAAAGTTGAAAAAATAGACACCGTTAAATGGGAAAAAGCTAAAGAAATTATCGAGTTTAAAGATACTATTCACTCAAGATTTAAATTTAGCAACACTCCATCTTGTCGTGATTGTCATGCTCAAAAAGGTAAAGGCATTAGAGCTGATATTGCAGCAAGTAAAAACTTAATCAATCAAAAGTGTGCAACTTGCCATGAAAAAGCAAGTAATGCTTTAGCAAAAAGTGCTCATGGGATACAAGAGTTCTTGCCTGCTCAAGATATGCAAAAGAAAAAAGAAAAACCATCATGTGCGACTTGTCACTCTATTCATGTTACCCCAAAACATTCAGGAATTTATTCACAAAAACAATTGGTCGATCAAAAATGCGCACAATGCCATAAACAAAAAAGTGCAACTTTCCATATGACTTTCCATGGTAAAGGTATGTTTTTAAGCACTCCAGGTGAAACTCCAAGTGTTGCTACTTGTTCTGATTGTCATGGTAAACACAATATTTTAAAATCAAGTGAAAGAAGTTCAACTCTCTCGCCAATTAACCGTGTTCAAACTTGTAAATCATGTCATCCAAATGCAAATGAAAATTTCGCAAATTGGATGGCACATGCTGATCATAGCGATGGCGAAAAATATCCTGGATTACATGGTGCTTATATATTTATGACTATTTTAGTAATTTCTGTATTTGTTTTCTTTGGAGCTCATACTATACTTTGGTGCTTGCGTTTGATTGCTATGCGTATAAAATATCCTAAAGAATGGAAAGAAGCAAGAAAAGCAGCACATGAAGATAAAGTAAGAATAAGAAGATTTAGCACTTTCCATAGAATTCAACATTTCTTTATGGCAGCTAGCTTTTTAGGTCTTGCATTCTCAGGCTTACCGCAAAAATTCTATGATTCAGCGTGGGCTAAACCTATGATTGATTTAATGGGTGGAGATATTATTAACGCAGCAACCATACATCATATTTCAGCCATAGTAATGTTTGCAGTATTTTTCTCTCACATTGGAGAAATCATCATCGTAAATTGGAAACGCCGTGATATAGCAAGGGATCCAATCACTGGTAAAATAAGCTTTATGAAAGTTTTAAAAGCTACTTTTGGACCTGATTCTTTAATGCCAAACTGGCAAGATTTTAAAGATATGAAAGATCATTTTAAATGGTTCTTTGGTTTTGGATCAAGACCGCAATTTGACCGCTGGACTTATTGGGAAAAATTTGACTATCTAGCAGTATTTTGGGGTATGTTTATCATTGGTATTTCAGGGCTTATTTTATGGTTTCCTGCTTTCTTTGGTAAATTTTTACCAGGCGAAGCAATCAACCTAGCAACCCTACTTCACTCTGATGAAGCCTTACTTGCTACAGGATTTATTTTTGCAATTCATTTCTTTAATACGCATTTTAGAGCAGATCGCTTCCCTATGGATATGGTGATTTTCTCAGGAAGCGTTAGTGAAGAAGAGATTAAACAAGAAAGAAGCGTATGGTATAAACGCTTGAAAGAAAGTGGAAAATTAAGCACTTTATATGAAAATAAAAGTAATTTCAAAGCATATCAATGGCTAGCTAAACTTGCAGGATTTGCAATGCTAATCACTGGCTTAGTATTTTTATTTTTAATGCTTTATACTTTCTTTAACACTATCTTATAACCTTATTCGCTATAATAGCGAATAAGGACTTTTCCTAACTTTTTCAAGGATTTTAAATGTTTAAAACAATACTCACACTTAGTTTTTTAAGTATTTTTTTTACAGCTTGTTCTAATGAAGAAAAACTTGATGCTAATTTAATCTCAAGCGGCACGCAATTTTCTAAAGAAAATTTACAAAAAGCAAATGATTTAGATAAAAAATCTTATGAAGAAATAGCTCATTTATTTAAAGACAATACAAATATAAAAAGTGATGATAAAAACATTTTAATTATTTTTAGCGCAAACCACTGCTTATATTGTGATAAATTAAAAGAAGAAATTAAAAATGATAAAAAAATACAAGATTTTATAAAAGAAAAATACAGCTCATATTATATAAATATAAGCTATAAAAAAATTCATACATTTTATAAAAACCACAAAAGCGACTTAAGTACAGCTGAACTTTCTAGTATTTATGATATAGTAGCCACCCCTACTATTGTAATTTTAAACAAAAACAGCCAAACTTTGTTAAATTATCCTGGTTTTATTAGCGCAAAAAGATTAGGCGCTACAATGGAGTTTTTAAACCAAAAAGAAAATCAAAATTTAGACGAGGCAGCCATAGCGCAAAAACTTATACATTTTTATAAAGAAAATAATATTTAAGGGTTAAAAATGCAGTATTTTTTTTCTTTTGCGATGAGTTTTTTGCTAATGAGTATATACACCATAGCTTGTGCTGTGGCAACCTTTATAGAAAATGATTTTGGTATTAGTGCAGCCAAAGCTTTAATTTATAATAATGCTTGGTTTGATATGTTGCATTTATTACTAGGTTTAAATTTAATCGGAGTGATATTTTACAACAAGCTTTTTCAAAAGAAAAAATACTCTATCTTACTTTTGCACTTATCCTTTATAGTGATTTTAATCGGTGCTGGACTTACTAGATATTTTGGTTTAGAAGGTGGAATACATATAAGAGAAAATGAAAGCTCTAGCACCATAGTCACTAGAGAAGAATTTATAAAAATTACTGATTTTGATACTAATGCTAGTTTTGAATTTCCTATTAGCTTTACCCCACTAACCCAAAAACATTTTGAAAAAACTATAGACTTAAATGGCGAAAAATTAACCATAAGCTCTATCAAATACACTTCACAAAAAGACTCTGTCACACCTG
Proteins encoded in this region:
- a CDS encoding multiheme c-type cytochrome, which produces MKHKLAKVATYACLALGISLSSQAFASSEPRTLDGYVAQEDAFFDYLYKHHPIFKYEKEGRLVGKFTHSDRTENWVLNQNGAKFAAEHDLKQASITYRLPYESFLDFPNKFVGPKKCGECHPAQYASWERSRHAKTVRFPHEMEEVGGAEGLKKPMYNSQATILPDGIYPNDVYALIGTPRTKYGFIDKWLVRGTYHVEDGNLSDLSGKLTAGGNQFSRLWSEFLTPEMAQKIAAFAPGFPTKMEDFGGNGSQVWGTNSYAASYKEKAVFQPATAYCETCHTFKFDFKSKEEFYKALGNPKELQKHTISKGITCEECHGAGAHLYGARGAGMPSNCERCHQRFSYNETDAKINPRKPFNAYFKSSCPACGTEGAQMYSSAHYDKGMRCNTCHDPHEVTFNDWKSGYTKTKLKKTCKDCHETQASFFKKGGIHAKDNCTACHMPNMMSCENFGAVQNPDKGGFDNVRASHIWNIKVDKTAKTLNPPEGKERSPKVGGWTIARDDEGRFFLDLMWSCGRTSFSDINLMGPGASGCHSPVQSTLPEKLHFSNQEMIYDKVMEWQNPVKEGYEKIRKGIANIDKTFAEKTKLSVEQKSKVLSLTNQAQAIADRLEKDGSWGVHGPAYSKKIIEEALIYIQEAQNILNGK
- a CDS encoding rhodanese-like domain-containing protein, giving the protein MPSGFIFAEANGEIGSIEGVKSISLAQAQEMLDQNNTYFFDVNSEQDRQANGYIPNSISTYVENWQNLLPQDKNANLVFYGLNRFRFEASQAAAVAIELGYKNSVVMLDGIESWITSGRKVEKIDTVKWEKAKEIIEFKDTIHSRFKFSNTPSCRDCHAQKGKGIRADIAASKNLINQKCATCHEKASNALAKSAHGIQEFLPAQDMQKKKEKPSCATCHSIHVTPKHSGIYSQKQLVDQKCAQCHKQKSATFHMTFHGKGMFLSTPGETPSVATCSDCHGKHNILKSSERSSTLSPINRVQTCKSCHPNANENFANWMAHADHSDGEKYPGLHGAYIFMTILVISVFVFFGAHTILWCLRLIAMRIKYPKEWKEARKAAHEDKVRIRRFSTFHRIQHFFMAASFLGLAFSGLPQKFYDSAWAKPMIDLMGGDIINAATIHHISAIVMFAVFFSHIGEIIIVNWKRRDIARDPITGKISFMKVLKATFGPDSLMPNWQDFKDMKDHFKWFFGFGSRPQFDRWTYWEKFDYLAVFWGMFIIGISGLILWFPAFFGKFLPGEAINLATLLHSDEALLATGFIFAIHFFNTHFRADRFPMDMVIFSGSVSEEEIKQERSVWYKRLKESGKLSTLYENKSNFKAYQWLAKLAGFAMLITGLVFLFLMLYTFFNTIL
- a CDS encoding SoxW family protein, translated to MFKTILTLSFLSIFFTACSNEEKLDANLISSGTQFSKENLQKANDLDKKSYEEIAHLFKDNTNIKSDDKNILIIFSANHCLYCDKLKEEIKNDKKIQDFIKEKYSSYYINISYKKIHTFYKNHKSDLSTAELSSIYDIVATPTIVILNKNSQTLLNYPGFISAKRLGATMEFLNQKENQNLDEAAIAQKLIHFYKENNI